A single genomic interval of Sulfoacidibacillus ferrooxidans harbors:
- a CDS encoding tRNA-binding protein: MASIEDFSMLDIRVGTILSARVHPTAKKPAFQLEIDFGSLGIKWSSAQLTVLYQPQDLVGMQIVAVTNLPPRKIGGFVSEVLVLGAVGEEGSVVLLTPERITHVGDRIG; the protein is encoded by the coding sequence TTGGCGAGCATAGAAGATTTTTCAATGCTTGATATTCGAGTGGGTACCATTCTATCTGCTAGAGTGCATCCAACGGCTAAAAAGCCTGCCTTTCAGCTGGAAATTGACTTCGGTTCACTTGGGATCAAGTGGAGCTCAGCTCAACTTACTGTTCTATATCAACCACAAGATCTAGTGGGTATGCAAATTGTAGCCGTCACCAATCTTCCTCCTCGTAAAATTGGAGGATTTGTCTCTGAGGTGTTAGTTCTTGGAGCAGTGGGGGAAGAAGGAAGCGTAGTCTTATTGACTCCTGAGCGGATAACGCATGTGGGGGATCGGATTGGTTAA